From the Sulfurimonas sp. C5 genome, one window contains:
- the leuS gene encoding leucine--tRNA ligase has product MEYNAKNIEQKWQNYWRENDSFEPSEDFTKEKKYILSMFPFPSGRLHMGHVRNYSISDAFARYHRQQGKNVLHPIGFDSFGMPAENAAIKNNANPKTWTYDNIDYMKNEFYSLGFSFSKKRELATSDELYTKFEQAFIIDMYEKGLLYREKGMLNWCPHDQTVLANEQVVDGCCWRCDTPIVKKDMNQYYFKITAYADELLADLKKLEGGWPKQVLTMQENWIGKSNGLAFDLFFDDESKAKLGGKFDSFDVFTTRPDTIYGVSYTALAPEHKIVSYMIENKLLSDEKIAEIEAMINASNIDRQKEKAGLSLDLNVVHPLTGKKVPVWIANFVLMDYGSGAVMAVPAHDDRDYEFATKYSLEINPVIKPFEGELELDKKAFTEVGELFNSHEFDGMNSKESQAKIIEHFEAKNIGKKTTNYKLKDWGVSRQRYWGAPIPFIHCDDCGLVMEDKANLPVALPEDVEITGEGNPLEKHPTWKHCKCPKCGKDAVRETDTMDTFVESSWYFLRFCASELNWEDEAFSAEQIKYWMGVDHYIGGIEHAILHLLYARFFTKVFRDLGYVDFDEPFDRLLTQGMVLKDGAKMSKSKGNTVDPDELIAKYGADTARLFILFAAPPTQELEWNDSGVEGAFRFIKRFFERSTNVVATDTIPSIDHASLSKEEKFARKKVYEALKRSEEVYNERYTFNTMIAGVMEAMNALNAQENSDVWTEAYWIFTSILEPVIPHTCWELSEKFFNLNNLNAQSILEEVFIEDSITLGVSVNGKNRGEIEVAKDASKEDMLAQAKEVVAKWLEGKEIVKEIVVPNKLVNIVVKG; this is encoded by the coding sequence TTGGAGTACAACGCTAAAAATATTGAGCAAAAATGGCAAAATTATTGGAGAGAAAACGATAGTTTTGAACCAAGTGAAGATTTCACGAAAGAGAAGAAATATATTCTTTCAATGTTCCCTTTCCCTAGTGGAAGACTGCATATGGGGCACGTAAGAAACTACTCTATCAGTGATGCATTTGCAAGATACCATAGACAACAAGGTAAAAATGTTCTTCACCCAATCGGATTTGACAGTTTTGGTATGCCTGCTGAAAATGCGGCAATCAAAAACAATGCTAATCCAAAAACATGGACATACGACAATATCGATTATATGAAAAACGAGTTTTATTCTCTTGGTTTTTCATTCTCTAAAAAAAGAGAACTGGCAACGTCTGACGAGCTTTATACAAAGTTTGAACAAGCATTCATTATCGATATGTATGAAAAAGGTTTGCTCTACCGTGAAAAAGGGATGCTTAACTGGTGTCCTCACGACCAAACAGTTTTAGCAAATGAGCAGGTAGTAGACGGTTGTTGTTGGAGATGTGATACTCCAATTGTAAAAAAAGATATGAATCAATACTACTTTAAGATCACTGCGTATGCAGATGAACTTTTAGCTGATCTGAAAAAACTTGAAGGTGGTTGGCCGAAACAAGTTCTTACTATGCAGGAAAACTGGATAGGAAAATCGAACGGTTTAGCGTTTGATCTTTTCTTTGATGATGAGTCGAAAGCAAAACTTGGCGGTAAATTTGATAGTTTTGATGTATTCACGACACGTCCAGATACTATCTATGGTGTTAGCTATACAGCACTTGCACCTGAGCATAAAATTGTTTCATATATGATCGAAAACAAACTTCTAAGCGATGAAAAAATTGCTGAAATTGAAGCGATGATTAATGCTTCAAATATCGATCGCCAAAAAGAGAAGGCTGGACTTTCATTAGATTTAAACGTAGTACATCCTCTAACTGGCAAAAAAGTTCCTGTATGGATTGCAAACTTCGTTTTAATGGATTACGGTTCAGGTGCAGTTATGGCAGTACCTGCTCACGATGATCGCGACTATGAATTTGCTACAAAATACTCTCTTGAAATCAATCCCGTAATTAAACCTTTTGAAGGTGAGTTAGAGCTTGATAAAAAAGCATTTACTGAAGTGGGTGAGCTTTTTAATTCGCACGAGTTTGACGGGATGAACTCTAAAGAGTCTCAAGCAAAAATCATAGAGCATTTCGAAGCGAAAAATATCGGTAAAAAGACAACAAACTACAAGTTAAAAGATTGGGGAGTTTCACGTCAAAGATACTGGGGTGCTCCGATTCCATTTATCCATTGTGATGATTGTGGACTTGTTATGGAAGACAAAGCAAACTTGCCTGTAGCACTTCCGGAAGATGTTGAGATTACGGGTGAGGGTAACCCGCTTGAAAAACATCCGACTTGGAAACACTGTAAATGTCCAAAATGTGGCAAAGATGCAGTTCGTGAAACAGATACTATGGATACTTTCGTTGAGTCTAGCTGGTATTTCCTACGTTTCTGTGCATCTGAGTTAAATTGGGAAGACGAAGCATTCTCAGCTGAGCAGATCAAATACTGGATGGGAGTTGATCACTATATTGGTGGGATTGAACATGCGATCTTACATCTTCTATATGCAAGGTTCTTTACAAAAGTTTTCCGTGATCTCGGCTATGTTGATTTTGATGAACCGTTTGACAGACTTCTAACTCAAGGGATGGTGCTTAAAGACGGTGCAAAGATGTCAAAATCTAAAGGTAATACTGTAGATCCTGATGAACTGATTGCAAAATACGGTGCAGATACTGCAAGACTATTTATTCTTTTTGCAGCGCCACCGACACAAGAGTTAGAGTGGAATGACAGCGGTGTTGAGGGTGCATTTAGATTTATCAAACGTTTCTTTGAAAGATCTACAAACGTCGTAGCGACTGACACAATTCCGTCAATTGATCACGCATCACTTTCTAAAGAGGAAAAATTTGCTCGTAAGAAAGTATATGAAGCACTGAAGCGTTCAGAAGAAGTTTATAATGAAAGATATACTTTTAACACTATGATTGCAGGTGTTATGGAAGCTATGAATGCACTAAATGCTCAAGAAAATTCTGATGTTTGGACTGAAGCATACTGGATTTTTACTTCGATTTTAGAGCCTGTAATTCCTCACACTTGTTGGGAATTAAGTGAGAAGTTCTTTAACTTGAACAACTTGAATGCACAATCAATCCTTGAAGAGGTATTTATAGAAGATTCAATTACACTCGGTGTCTCTGTAAACGGGAAAAACCGTGGAGAGATCGAAGTTGCAAAAGATGCAAGCAAAGAAGATATGTTAGCGCAGGCGAAAGAAGTAGTTGCAAAATGGCTTGAAGGCAAAGAGATCGTGAAAGAGATCGTAGTACCTAACAAGCTTGTAAATATAGTAGTTAAAGGTTAG
- a CDS encoding DUF6394 family protein, whose amino-acid sequence MDWGKVVYVFFSLMSLTSIAGFLYENTAVSLFIAASLNLVSTILKIGVRNLLSAELLASSLVADLHLIPAFIFLVIVGNDSWAIALSIGALIANVFSMGLVYIESSKTQEEY is encoded by the coding sequence ATGGATTGGGGTAAAGTAGTATACGTATTTTTTTCGTTAATGAGTTTAACGTCAATTGCAGGGTTTTTATATGAAAATACTGCAGTTTCATTGTTTATTGCAGCAAGTTTAAATCTTGTTTCAACAATTTTAAAAATTGGTGTAAGAAATTTACTTTCAGCTGAACTTCTTGCATCTTCGTTAGTAGCAGACTTGCACCTTATTCCGGCATTTATCTTTTTAGTTATTGTCGGTAACGATTCATGGGCAATCGCACTTTCTATTGGTGCATTAATAGCAAACGTATTTTCTATGGGACTTGTATATATCGAAAGTTCCAAAACACAAGAAGAGTATTAG
- the secF gene encoding protein translocase subunit SecF → MEFFKYTRPFNFMGKSKFAAIISIVLILISYALLATKGLNYGVDFAGGTIVQVKYDTTAPIDEMRKKLEGNEVFANASITEFGSPDEVVIRLKTTTGSVTTDIGDLTRQALAGTGNYEVRRVDIVGPKVGSELREKGIMAMLLAIAGILVYVAFRFEWRFAVASIVALIHDVSIALGAVSLSGIDVNLDVLAALLTLLGYSLNDTIIVFDRIREGIETSKKTVLGDIIDESVTRTLARTTLTSLTTFFVVLTLFLFGGEIIHPFAFTLLVGIIVGTYSSIFVASPILMWFGFNVQNYHEKLAQKAKREAEKERMRQQFESGVM, encoded by the coding sequence GCTATTATCTCAATAGTACTTATTTTAATCTCGTATGCACTTCTTGCTACAAAAGGTTTAAATTACGGTGTTGATTTCGCCGGCGGTACGATTGTTCAAGTGAAATATGATACTACTGCACCGATTGATGAGATGCGTAAAAAACTTGAAGGCAATGAAGTCTTTGCAAACGCTTCAATTACTGAATTTGGTTCACCTGATGAGGTTGTTATCCGCTTAAAGACTACAACGGGAAGTGTAACGACTGATATTGGCGACTTGACACGTCAAGCACTTGCTGGTACCGGAAACTATGAAGTACGTCGTGTAGACATTGTTGGACCAAAAGTTGGAAGCGAATTAAGAGAAAAAGGGATCATGGCAATGCTTTTGGCGATTGCCGGGATTCTTGTCTATGTTGCATTTAGATTTGAGTGGCGTTTCGCCGTTGCATCAATTGTAGCGTTAATTCACGACGTTTCAATTGCACTTGGTGCTGTAAGTCTTTCAGGCATCGATGTAAATCTTGATGTATTAGCAGCACTTTTAACACTTCTTGGATATTCACTGAACGATACAATTATCGTTTTTGACCGTATTCGTGAAGGGATTGAAACTAGTAAAAAAACTGTTCTTGGAGATATTATTGATGAATCAGTTACAAGAACATTGGCTCGTACAACACTAACGTCATTGACAACTTTCTTTGTTGTACTAACGTTGTTCCTGTTCGGTGGTGAGATTATCCATCCATTTGCATTTACTTTATTAGTAGGTATAATTGTAGGTACTTATTCATCAATCTTTGTGGCTTCACCGATATTGATGTGGTTTGGATTTAATGTACAGAACTATCACGAAAAACTGGCTCAAAAAGCTAAGCGTGAAGCAGAAAAAGAGAGAATGCGCCAACAGTTTGAATCTGGCGTAATGTAA